The following proteins come from a genomic window of Micropterus dolomieu isolate WLL.071019.BEF.003 ecotype Adirondacks unplaced genomic scaffold, ASM2129224v1 contig_14734, whole genome shotgun sequence:
- the LOC123966997 gene encoding NLR family CARD domain-containing protein 3-like has product AASVYSGVFTQIFKEERGLYQDKVFCFVHLSVQEFLAALHVHLTFINSGVNLLAEEQSTSRLSKVFRDKLKLTHLYQSAVDKALQSPNGHLDLFLRFLLGLSLQTNQTLLRGLLTQTGSSSQTKQKTVEYIKKKISENLSPERSINLFHCLNELNDRSLVEQFQQSLSSGSLSTDKLSPAQWSALGFILLSSEKDLDVFDLKKYSASEEALLRLLPVVKASNKALLSGCNLSERSCEALSSVL; this is encoded by the exons gcagcctcagtgtactcaggagtgttcacacagatctttaaagaggagagagggctgtaccaggacaaggtgttctgcttcgtccatctgagcgttcaggagtttctggctgctcttcatgtccatcTGACCTTCATCAACTCTGGTGTCAATCTGCTGGCAGAAGAACAATCAACCTCCCGGCTGTCTAAAGTATTCAGAGACAAACTTAAACTAACACATCTCTACCAGAGTGCTGTGGACAAGGCCTTACAGAGTCCAAATGGACACCTGGACTTGttcctccgcttcctcctgGGTCTCTCACTGCAGACCAATCAGACTCTCCTACGAGGTctgctgacacagacaggaagtagctCACAGACCAAACAGAAAACAGTTGAATACATAAAGAAGAAGATCAGTGAGAATCTGTCTCCAGAGAGAAGCAtcaatctgttccactgtctgaatgaactgaatgatcgTTCTCTAGTGGAGCAGTTCCAACAGTCCCTGAGTTCAGGAAGTCTCTCCACAGataaactctctcctgctcagtggtcagctctgggcttcatcttactgtcatcagaaaaagatctggatgtgtttgacctgaagaaatactctgcttcagaggaggctcttctgaggctgctgccagtggtcaaagCCTCCAACAAAGCTCT GTTGAGtggctgtaacctctcagagagaagctgtgaagctctgtcctcagttctc